In Ornithodoros turicata isolate Travis unplaced genomic scaffold, ASM3712646v1 Chromosome13, whole genome shotgun sequence, the following proteins share a genomic window:
- the LOC135372062 gene encoding uncharacterized protein LOC135372062 — protein MLLKCPFQLDRVLTISLLVVFVASPITLFAAAKEQCESIDTYIDSILNEGLSGTSNCIEPASVREFPVNITVNCTVIEGGFRNGIVTGLTSAKRKGSCNRSGSDDGGELYTCPLSLNGTFINYYGFVKAGYNFRPNHYCFMGLAIKNSTVQAQLSIKNEAVTLKTLCLEEVDFEFTHVIDDKQKYLFERTVKPIVLDIFSGLVNSTFRDSLSDAIAKKYTSLGDVPIVD, from the exons ATGCTGCTTAAGTGTCCGTTCCA ATTGGATCGAGTGCTGACGATATCCCTCCTCGTGGTCTTCGTGGCTTCGCCAATCACAC TATTCGCAGCAGCGAAAGAACAATGTGAAAGCATTGATACGTATATCGACAGCATCCTTAATGAAGGTCTATCCGGCACCTCCAACTGCATAGAGCCTGCATCGGTTCGGGAGTTTCCAGTGAACATTACAGTGAATTGCACAGTTATCGAAGGAGGATTTCGGAACGGAATTGTTACTGGTCTTACATCGGCTAAGAGGAAGGGGAGCTGCAACAGAAGCGGTAGTGACGACGGAGGAGAACTCTACACCTGTCCCTTGTCTCTCAACGGAACCTTCATAAATTATTACGGCTTTGTGAAGGCTGGCTACAATTTCAGACCCAATCATTATTGCTTCATGGGATTGGCCATCAAGAACAGCACCGTGCAAGCACAATTGTCAATCAAAAACG AAGCCGTCACTTTGAAGACGCTTTGCTTGGAAGAGGTCGACTTCGAGTTCACTCACGTTATCGATGACAAGCAGAAGTACCTGTTTGAGCGTACAGTGAAGCCTATTGTGTTAGATATATTTAGCGGCCTCGTAAACTCTACATTCCGTGATTCTTTAAGTGACGCCATAGCGAAAAAATATACGTCCTTGGGTGATGTACCTATTGTCGATTGA